AGCAAAAGTTTGCTACTGGCACTTCTATCGCTGCTCAAATATTGCCAATTGGAATTCTAGCCGCATTAGTCTATTATCGAAACGGTAATTTAAATATCAAATATTCAGTGTTTATTGCATTGGGTCTAATAGTTGGAAATTTTTTGGGAGCTTTATTTGCCAATCAACCGTATATCAGCAGTGAGACCATGAAAAAACTGTATGGTATCTTTTTGTTAATCA
This genomic interval from Scytonema hofmannii PCC 7110 contains the following:
- a CDS encoding sulfite exporter TauE/SafE family protein encodes the protein MSNILIQLLVIGFAAGVAGGMFGIGGGAIMVPAMVLLLGLEQKFATGTSIAAQILPIGILAALVYYRNGNLNIKYSVFIALGLIVGNFLGALFANQPYISSETMKKLYGIFLLIIGFRYLFVR